A window from Drosophila yakuba strain Tai18E2 chromosome 3L, Prin_Dyak_Tai18E2_2.1, whole genome shotgun sequence encodes these proteins:
- the LOC6532275 gene encoding calmodulin-2/4, whose protein sequence is MESPNYTLSNDDLQDICEAFALCDPQKTGRIGADDLGTVMRALGQNHTESEIYRYSEGLEGDVNGFIELADFIELMTKIYKLMSHVDYLKAAYNAFDSDKDGLISYTELRHVFANVGEKISDEEFDDVFRQADTDGDGVINFRDFYNAYRS, encoded by the coding sequence ATGGAGAGTCCAAACTACACCTTATCGAATGACGATTTGCAAGACATTTGCGAGGCCTTCGCCCTTTGTGATCCTCAGAAGACTGGAAGAATCGGGGCAGACGATTTGGGAACAGTGATGCGCGCTCTTGGCCAGAACCACACCGAGTCGGAGATCTACAGATATTCCGAGGGACTCGAGGGAGACGTCAATGGGTTCATAGAACTTGCCGATTTTATCGAATTGATGACCAAAATCTACAAACTGATGAGCCACGTTGACTACTTAAAGGCGGCATATAATGCCTTTGATTCCGATAAGGACGGTTTAATATCATATACCGAGCTACGTCATGTTTTTGCCAATGTTGGCGAAAAAATCTCTGACGAAGAGTTCGATGATGTGTTTCGTCAGGCTGATACGGATGGCGATGGCGTTATTAACTTTCGGGACTTTTATAACGCCTATAGATCCTGA